A single window of Kwoniella bestiolae CBS 10118 chromosome 4, complete sequence DNA harbors:
- a CDS encoding OPT family small oligopeptide transporter, whose translation MADERDADLVPELPQLESEHSYDEKHVQHEGVKGSDTEHSSYVVAVGEAEGVKVAMHLELGMTEEEAARLEAACDAMTLERTIKIVNELVLMHQDDPNFSGTLLQDMIGFIGNPDILASPDNYSQVIHSMKMEAVLATENSPYVEVRANVDPTDDPSMPVSTIRAWAIGIVFCIIGSFIDNLFAFRNPAISIGTNVAQLAAYPLGVFLARVLPDRRFQFLGEHSLNPGKFSSKEHMLISIMANISFTAPYTFYIIPVQAMPQYFNQSFAYNRGYQILLSLAVNLFGYGLAGLLRRFLVYPSVAIWPATLNTVALVKAFHQQNNEAVPGPFGRIYRASREKIFLVGTLCMFFYFFFPSYIFQALSTFSWMTWISPDNVNLTAVTGIWGGLGLNPWPTFDWNMFGGTGLYLPTFAVANQVVGILIGAVMILAVWFTNTWNTGYLPINSNGTFDNTGGKYNVTSVLNSATGKLDENLYRSYSQPFFSAGYIVYNIWAFASYSASFSYVFLFYRRDIARGFRGVYRSLFKKVEDDDLEEDVHYRLMKHYKEVPDWYYLILLVLPIAFGCGAIAGWPTHAPVAALFYGLILPIVFILPLGIIQAVTGIPVALNILANIIGGAITAGQANALMYFKVWGYLSSWQALSFCNDLKLAHYLKIPPRVTFSAQIVATIIYSIVSALQYNFIMDIKDVCTSDAAFRFTCPSQTSFYTSIIFWGIISPKKLFGKGQQYNMMLLGFPLGFILVGLYWALRRKYPKSSFLRQVHPVMLCMGPVNTAAPYNLAYYLGNLYVNLISFQYIRKRYLAFWSKWNYVISAAFSCGIALSGLFIFFTLQIPKGGNIAIDWWGNNVVNLGCEGQGGCPRLDIPEVGYFGPAPGDYF comes from the exons ATGGCTGATGAACGCGACGCGGACCTGGTCCCCGAACTCCCTCAACTGGAATCGGAACACTCTTACGATGAGAAACACGTCCAGCATGAAGGTGTTAAGGGATCAGACACCGAGCACAGTAGTTATGTTGTGGCTGTAGGAGAAGCGGAAGGAGTCAAGGTTGCGAT GCATCTTGAGCTCGGAATGACCGAAGAGGAGGCCGCGAGACTCGAAGCTGCCTGCGACGCCATGACCCTTGAAAGGACCATCAAGATTGTCAACGAGCTTGTACTCATGCACCAGGACGATCCCAACTTCTCAGGTACACTCCTGCAGGATATGATCGGCTTCATTGGGAATCCCGATATTCTCGCTTCTCCAGACAACTACTCCCAAGTGATCCACAGCATGAAAATGGAAGCTGTTCTGGCTACCGAGAACTCACCTTACGTCGAAGTTCGTGCAAACGTCGATCCGACTGACGATCCTAGTATGCCCGTTTCCACTATAAGGGCTTGGGCAATCGGCATTGTCTTCTGCATTATCGGGTCATTCATCGATAATCTATTTGCTTTCAGAAACCCTGCTATCTCTATAGGTACTAACGTCGCTCAACTAGCCGCAT ACCCTCTGGGTGTGTTCTTGGCTCGAGTCCTGCCCGACAGGCGCTTCCAATTCTTGGGTGAACATAGCCTGAACCCGGGCAAATTCAGCTCCAAAGAGCATATGC TGATCTCGATCATGGCGAACATCTCTTTCACCGCCCCCTACACTTTTTACATCATCCCTGTCCAAGCGATGCCTCAGTATTTCAATCAATCCTTTGCCTACAATCGTGGCTATCAGATTCTTCTGTCTCTTGCCGTCAACTTATTTGGGTACGGTCTAGCTGGTCTTCTTCGTCGTTTCCTGGTCTATCCATCCGTCGCTATCTGGCCCGCCACGCTCAATACCGTCGCCCTAGTCAAAGCTTTCCATCAGCAGAATAATGAGGCTGTTCCTGGACCCTTCGGTCGTATCTATCGCGCTTCTAGGGAGAAGATTTTCTTGGTGGGGACCCTGTGCATGTTtttctacttcttcttcccctcctacATCTTCCAGGCCTTATCAACCTTCTCGTGGATGACCTGGATATCACCCGACAATGTCAATCTTACGGCTGTCACTGGAATTTGGGGTGGTTTAGGTTTGAACCCCTGGCCAACATTCGATTGGAACATGTTTGGCGGCACGGGCCTGTATCTGCCCACCTTTGCTGTAGCCAACCAAGTGGTGGGTATCCTCATCGGCGCTGTCATGATTCTCGCCGTATGGTTCACCAACACCTGGAACACTGGATATCTTCCCATCAACTCCAATGGGACCTTCGACAACACGGGTGGTAAATATAATGTCACTTCGGTCCTTAACTCCGCCACCGGCAAACTCGACGAGAACCTTTATCGATCTTACAGTCAACCTTTCTTCAGTGCCGGTTACATTGTCTACAATATCTGGGCCTTTGCATCCTACAGCGCATCGTTCAGTTACGTCTTCCTTTTCTACCGACGGGATATTGCTCGAGGCTTCAGAGGCGTTTACCGAAGTTTGTTCAAGAAAGTcgaagacgatgatctcGAGGAGGATGTCCATTACAGGCTGATGAAGCATTACAAGGAAGTGCCCGATTGGTATTATCTCATTCTACTGGTCTTGCCCATAGCTTTTGGATGTGGTGCTATCGCTGGCTGGCCCACTCACGCTCCCGTGGCGGCTTTGTTCTACGGCCTTATACTACCAatcgtcttcatcttgcCACTCGGCATAATTCAAGCCGTCACCGGTATCCCAGTAGCCTTGAATATCCTCGCCAACATCATCGGTGGGGCCATCACCGCCGGTCAAGCCAACGCACTCATGTACTTCAAAGTTTGGGGATATCTCTCGTCCTGGCAGGCTTTGAGTTTCTGTAATGACCTCAAACTTGCTCATTACCTCAAAATCCCACCACGTGTCACCTTTTCTGCTCAAATCGTTGCCACCATCATTTACTCCATCGTCTCGGCTTTGCAATACAACTTCATCATGGACATCAAAGATGTGTGTACCTCCGACGCCGCTTTCAGGTTTACGTGTCCTTCTCAGACCAGTTTCTACACCTCGATCATCTTCTGGGGAATCATTAGTCCCAAAAAGCTTTTCGGTAAAGGTCAACAGTACAATATGATGTTACTTGGTTTCCCACTCGGTTTTATCTTGGTCGGACTTTACTGGGCTCTTCGGCGCAAATACCCAAAATCCTCCTTCTTGAGGCAGGTTCACCCAGTCATGCTCTGCATGGGTCCTGTCAACACTGCCGCGCCTTATAACTTGGCTTATTACCTTGGCAACCTTTACGTTAACCTCATCTCGTTTCAATACATCCGAAAAAGGTACCTAGCTTTCTGGTCCAAG TGGAACTACGTGATCAGTGCCGCCTTCTCCTGTGGTATCGCTCTTTCTGGTCTTtttatcttcttcactcttcaGATTCCCAAGGGTGGTAATATCGCCATCGATTGGTGGGGGAATAACGTTGTTAATTTGGGATGTGAAGGTCAGGGCGGGTGCCCTAGGCTAGATATTCCCGAAGTAGGATACTTTGGACCTGCTCCTGGTGACTACTTTTAA